Within Triticum dicoccoides isolate Atlit2015 ecotype Zavitan chromosome 1B, WEW_v2.0, whole genome shotgun sequence, the genomic segment ACATCTGGTGGATGAAATTGTTGGACTCAGGCAAGGAATGTCTCATTTGAAAGAAGATCTCTATTCCTCGAGTCAGGCTATACCTAAGCTCCGTGCAGAGAAAGAACTTGAATCGAGGGAGCTGACTCAGAGGAATCTGAAGCTGGAAGCTGAGCTACGCTCTTTAGAACCCCATAGGCAAGATGCCTTGCAGCTACGATCTGAAGCAGGCATGCTGCAGTCTTTGAGGCAAGAGTTGACTGAAAAGGTGCAGGGTCTAACGAAGGAGGTTGAGCATCGGAACTCTGAAAAGCAGCGCATACCTGCCATGGTAGCTGAACGAGATGGTCTGCGACAGGAACTAATTCGTGCCAGGTATTGAACCATTCTGGTTTGCGTTTCTGGTTTAGTAGATGCAGCATGCTGTTTTTTGTCAATCTAAGTTGGTGGCTCAGATGAGGAATTTAATTTTGTATTNNNNNNNNNNNNNNNNNNNNNNNNNNNNNNNNNNNNNNNNNNNNNNNNNNNNNNNNNNNNNNNNNNNNNNNNNNNNNNNNNNNNNNNNNNNNNNNNNNNNNNNNNNNNNNNNNNNNNNNNNNNNNNNNNNNNNNNNNNNNNNNNNNNNNNNNNNNNNNNNNNNNNNNNNNNNNNNNNNNNNNNNNNNNNNNNNNNNNNNNNNNNNNNNNNNNNNNNNNNNNNNNNNNNNNNNNNNNNNNNNNNNNNNNNNNNNNNNNNNNNNNNNNNNNNNNNNNNNNNNNNNNNNNNNNNNNNNNNNNNNNNNNNNNNNNNNNNNNNNNNNNNNNNNNNNNNNNNNNNNNNNNNNNNNNNNNNNNNNNNNNNNNNNNNNNNNNNNNNNNNNNNNNNNNNNNNNNNNNNNNNNNNNNNNNNNNNNNNNNNNNNNTCACTGCAGGGCCGCTCTTGATTATGAAAAGAATGCAAAGGCAGAGCTGATGGCACAGGTGCAGGCAGTGGAGAAGGATCTTGTAACTATGGCTCAGGAGTCTGAGAAGCTTAGGGCTGAGATTGAGAAGAGAAGGCCACCTAGTAGGTTTTGTTTCCTCACTTGCATCCAAGTCATCGAAATCTGTTGTGATTAACCTATatcatacttataatt encodes:
- the LOC119306851 gene encoding protein FLX-like 3, giving the protein MAGKRRISRQYYEEPRGFRDGPPPRLARERSISPRRFEGELSSRRDEIRRIRDDNQHLVDEIVGLRQGMSHLKEDLYSSSQAIPKLRAEKELESRELTQRNLKLEAELRSLEPHRQDALQLRSEAGMLQSLRQELTEKVQGLTKEVEHRNSEKQRIPAMVAERDGLRQELIRARAALDYEKNAKAELMAQVQAVEKDLVTMAQESEKLRAEIEKRRPPSFSGHGAYRPPMTTPGMGLQDIYDSGYSYREKHYGAGPWDPPGYPHP